From Anomalospiza imberbis isolate Cuckoo-Finch-1a 21T00152 chromosome 6, ASM3175350v1, whole genome shotgun sequence, one genomic window encodes:
- the ZBTB25 gene encoding zinc finger and BTB domain-containing protein 25 isoform X1, with translation MGKSSRGPELIGRGFEHQRWYQKEKLLNRGAGTIWRREEAPCQASVSFRWHTMDTTGHSVLLLQQLNMQREFGFLCDCTVAIGDVYFKAHRAVLAAFSNYFKMIFIHQTSECIKIQPTDIQPDIFSYLLHIMYTGKGPKQTVSQSRLEEGIRFLHADHLSHIAIEMNQAFSPEPVQSSNLYGIQISTAHKLAKERLGAKESLPKAGGRSAAQGDHPQLQLSLAIGLDDGPLDQQVARPSAQPAALAKPAEERPKLSVSIKQERCDSEPVVSQSCTPPSPEVASPILAKGSLKVHLCHYCGERFDSREGLRQHLHTHVSGSLPFGVPASILESGDLGEVQPLAEDREPGDGHRLGAFLLKEDEHQLEHPSCSDLEPLQIGQLSLISKDHEPVELNCNFSFSRKRKISCTVCGRTFFRKSQLLEHMYTHRGKQHKYSRCQRLESPSTPRFHPYCDSESVGKSSSLSQDHLDECILESDLIQESVDTILVE, from the exons ATGGGAAAGTCCTCGAGAGGTCCTGAGCTCATTGGTCGTGGGTTTGAGCACCAGCGGTGGTATCAGAAGGAGAAACTGTTAAATAGGGGTGCAGGGACTATCTGGAGGAGGGAAGAGGCTCCATGCCAGGCGTCCGTGTCGTTTCGGTG GCACACCATGGATACCACCGGCCACAgcgtcctcctcctccagcagctgaacatgcaaCGGGAGTTTGGCTTTCTGTGTGACTGCACGGTTGCCATTGGAGATGTTTACTTCAAAGCCCACAGAGCGGTGCTCGCTGCTTTTTCAAACTATTTTAAGATGATATTTATTCATCAGACGAG CGAGTGCATAAAAATTCAGCCTACAGACATCCAGCCTGACATATTTAGCTACTTGTTACATATCATGTACACTGGGAAAGGGCCAAAGCAGACTGTCAGCCAGAGCCGACTGGAGGAGGGCATCCGCTTTCTGCACGCAGACCACCTCTCCCACATCGCCATCGAGATGAACCAGGCCTTCTCCCCAGAGCCGGTCCAGTCCTCCAACTTGTACGGGATCCAGATCTCCACGGCACACAAGCTGGCAAAGGAGCGCCTGGGAGCGAAGGAGAGCCTTCCCAAGGCGGGCGGCAGGTCTGCGGCCCAGGGCGATcacccccagctgcagctgtcCCTGGCCATCGGCCTGGACGACGGCCCCCTGGACCAGCAGGTCGCTCGCCCCTCGGCCCAGCCCGCGGCTCTGGCCAAGCCGGCGGAAGAGCGCCCGAAGCTCTCGGTTTCCATTAAGCAGGAGAGGTGCGACTCGGAGCCCGTGGTGTCCCAGAGCTGCACCCCTCCTTCTCCAGAGGTAGCGAGCCCCATCCTTGCCAAGGGCAGCCTCAAGGTGCACTTGTGCCACTACTGCGGGGAGCGCTTCGACTCGCGGGAGGGGCTGCGGCAGCACCTGCACACCCACGTCTCGGGCTCGCTGCCCTTCGGCGTCCCGGCCTCCATCCTGGAGAGCGGCGACCTGGGGGAGGTGCAGCCTCTGGCTGAGGACAGGGAGCCTGGGGATGGCCATCGTCTCGGGGCCTTCCTTCTCAAGGAGGATGAACATCAGCTGGAGCATCCGAGCTGCAGCGACCTGGAGCCTCTGCAGATCGGGCAGCTCTCCCTCATCTCCAAGGACCACGAACCGGTGGAGTTGAACtgtaacttttctttctcaagaaaGAGAAAGATCAGCTGCACCGTCTGCGGCCGCACGTTTTTCCGGAAGAGCCAGCTGCTGGAGCACATGTACACGCACAGAGGGAAGCAGCACAAGTACAGCCGCTGCCAGCGGCTGgagagccccagcacccccaggtttCACCCTTACTGTGACAGCGAGAGCGTGGGTAAGAGCTCCAGCTTGTCCCAGGACCACTTAGATGAATGTATACTGGAGTCAGATCTCATCCAAGAAAGCGTTGATACGATCCTGGTAGAGTAA
- the ZBTB25 gene encoding zinc finger and BTB domain-containing protein 25 isoform X2, translated as MDTTGHSVLLLQQLNMQREFGFLCDCTVAIGDVYFKAHRAVLAAFSNYFKMIFIHQTSECIKIQPTDIQPDIFSYLLHIMYTGKGPKQTVSQSRLEEGIRFLHADHLSHIAIEMNQAFSPEPVQSSNLYGIQISTAHKLAKERLGAKESLPKAGGRSAAQGDHPQLQLSLAIGLDDGPLDQQVARPSAQPAALAKPAEERPKLSVSIKQERCDSEPVVSQSCTPPSPEVASPILAKGSLKVHLCHYCGERFDSREGLRQHLHTHVSGSLPFGVPASILESGDLGEVQPLAEDREPGDGHRLGAFLLKEDEHQLEHPSCSDLEPLQIGQLSLISKDHEPVELNCNFSFSRKRKISCTVCGRTFFRKSQLLEHMYTHRGKQHKYSRCQRLESPSTPRFHPYCDSESVGKSSSLSQDHLDECILESDLIQESVDTILVE; from the exons ATGGATACCACCGGCCACAgcgtcctcctcctccagcagctgaacatgcaaCGGGAGTTTGGCTTTCTGTGTGACTGCACGGTTGCCATTGGAGATGTTTACTTCAAAGCCCACAGAGCGGTGCTCGCTGCTTTTTCAAACTATTTTAAGATGATATTTATTCATCAGACGAG CGAGTGCATAAAAATTCAGCCTACAGACATCCAGCCTGACATATTTAGCTACTTGTTACATATCATGTACACTGGGAAAGGGCCAAAGCAGACTGTCAGCCAGAGCCGACTGGAGGAGGGCATCCGCTTTCTGCACGCAGACCACCTCTCCCACATCGCCATCGAGATGAACCAGGCCTTCTCCCCAGAGCCGGTCCAGTCCTCCAACTTGTACGGGATCCAGATCTCCACGGCACACAAGCTGGCAAAGGAGCGCCTGGGAGCGAAGGAGAGCCTTCCCAAGGCGGGCGGCAGGTCTGCGGCCCAGGGCGATcacccccagctgcagctgtcCCTGGCCATCGGCCTGGACGACGGCCCCCTGGACCAGCAGGTCGCTCGCCCCTCGGCCCAGCCCGCGGCTCTGGCCAAGCCGGCGGAAGAGCGCCCGAAGCTCTCGGTTTCCATTAAGCAGGAGAGGTGCGACTCGGAGCCCGTGGTGTCCCAGAGCTGCACCCCTCCTTCTCCAGAGGTAGCGAGCCCCATCCTTGCCAAGGGCAGCCTCAAGGTGCACTTGTGCCACTACTGCGGGGAGCGCTTCGACTCGCGGGAGGGGCTGCGGCAGCACCTGCACACCCACGTCTCGGGCTCGCTGCCCTTCGGCGTCCCGGCCTCCATCCTGGAGAGCGGCGACCTGGGGGAGGTGCAGCCTCTGGCTGAGGACAGGGAGCCTGGGGATGGCCATCGTCTCGGGGCCTTCCTTCTCAAGGAGGATGAACATCAGCTGGAGCATCCGAGCTGCAGCGACCTGGAGCCTCTGCAGATCGGGCAGCTCTCCCTCATCTCCAAGGACCACGAACCGGTGGAGTTGAACtgtaacttttctttctcaagaaaGAGAAAGATCAGCTGCACCGTCTGCGGCCGCACGTTTTTCCGGAAGAGCCAGCTGCTGGAGCACATGTACACGCACAGAGGGAAGCAGCACAAGTACAGCCGCTGCCAGCGGCTGgagagccccagcacccccaggtttCACCCTTACTGTGACAGCGAGAGCGTGGGTAAGAGCTCCAGCTTGTCCCAGGACCACTTAGATGAATGTATACTGGAGTCAGATCTCATCCAAGAAAGCGTTGATACGATCCTGGTAGAGTAA